In Bactrocera oleae isolate idBacOlea1 chromosome 5, idBacOlea1, whole genome shotgun sequence, a genomic segment contains:
- the ubl gene encoding ubiquitin-like protein 5, whose protein sequence is MIEITCNDRLGKKVRVKCNPDDTIGDLKKLIAAQTGTKSEKIVLKKWYTIYKDPIRLCDYEIHDGMNLELYYQ, encoded by the exons ATGATTGAAATTACTTGCAATGATCGACTGGGCAAGAAG GTGAGAGTGAAATGCAATCCGGATGACACTATTGGTGATCTAAAGAAGTTAATTGCAGCGCAGACTGGcacaaaatctgaaaaaatagttttaaaaaagtggTACACTATCTATAAAGACCCTATACGTCTATGCGATT ATGAAATACACGATGGCATGAATTTGGAGCTGTACTATCAATAA
- the LOC106623644 gene encoding anaphase-promoting complex subunit 15B, with the protein MSMIPFFPSLRPQIANRIWFETNTPPSEDDVLRYERDHDNWKESIKNAASDIPPLGKVLTRPGPETDDEDANDDSDDSDTHDDDDDTNDRAIPGQPEHSALYSPGDDANPINEDVPTTVDTL; encoded by the exons ATGTCTATGATACCTTTCTTTCCATCGTTGCGACCACAAATTGCAAATCGCATTTGGTTCGAAACTAATACTCCACCAAGCGAAGATGATGTTTTGCGTTATGAGCGGGATCATGATAATTGGAAGGAATCTATAAAAAATGCGGCAAGTGATATTCCGCCTCTAGGTAAAGTTTTAACAAGACCAGGGCCTGAAACTGATGACGAAGAtg CTAACGATGATAGCGATGATTCGGATACAcacgatgatgatgatgatacaAATGACAGAGCTATTCCTGGTCAGCCAGAGCATTCTGCACTTTATTCGCCTGGTGATGATGCTAACCCAATTAATGAAGATGTGCCAACAACAGTCGACACTTTGTAA
- the LOC106623643 gene encoding NADH-cytochrome b5 reductase-like, whose amino-acid sequence MDQTMISESDCCGNGCANCVLNVGFRKTSNDNLEGKQNVISEYQKFRLLRKYPHNPMGRDDDGVGDFALVIPVGCHVMMRHRLPTGLVCLRPYSPFWVETMAMEFKILVNLTPNGEMSRFIKDLKIGDFVEFRGPIGAYEYFSNTKTERNVFIITQGVAIAATIRIVKDILDNEEDFSQVFQLACYKDIEHAFFRGALRDFNKYWNYKSRIYLAHQRCPQSMCKTVECSGECTWFQKKLWYKEKAYLCRLTESELSDICKGIVDNDIELVFIIAGSNNFQESVTNIVKKLTLQSLNTKFVLL is encoded by the exons ATGGATCAAACTATGATAAGTGAGAGTGACTGCTGCGGTAATGGCTGTGCCAATTGTGTGTTAAATGTGGGATTTCGGAAAACTTCTAATGATAATCTAGAAGGAAAACAGAACGTTATTTCGGAGTATCAAAAATTTCGACTCCTAAGGAAATATCCACATAACCCCATGGGCAGAGACGATG ACGGTGTGGGGGATTTCGCTTTGGTGATACCAGTAGGTTGTCACGTAATGATGCGTCACCGTTTACCTACTGGTTTAGTGTGCTTAAGGCCCTATTCTCCTTTTTGGGTGGAAACTATGGCGATGGAATTCAAAATCCTTGTAAATCTCACCCCTAATGGTGAAATGTCTCGATTTATTAAAGATCTGAAGATTGGTGATTTTGTCGAATTTCGTGGTCCTATAGGTGCTTATGAATATTTTAGTAACACTAAAACTGAACgcaatgtttttattataacgCAAGGCGTTGCCATTGCAGCAACCATCCGCATTGTTAAAGATATCCTGGACAATGAAGAAGACTTTAGTCAGGTTTTTCAATTAGCATGTTATAAAGATATAGAACATGCTTTCTTTCGAGGGGCGTTACGAGACTTCAATAAGTATTGGAACTATAAAAGTCGCATATATCTCGCACATCAGAGATGTCCGCAAAGTATGTGTAAAACAGTTGAATGCAGTGGAGAATGTACctggtttcaaaaaaaattgtggtATAAAGAAAAGGCTTATTTATGTCGTTTGACTGAATCTGAATTGAGTGATATATGCAAAGGAATTGTCGATAACGACATAGAATTAGTTTTTATAATTGCTGGCTCAAACAATTTCCAAGAATCTGTTACTaatattgtcaaaaaattaACGTTACAATCTTtaaataccaaatttgttttactgtag
- the THG gene encoding probable tRNA(His) guanylyltransferase isoform X1 — MQLLRYSILYTLKRSVEIINQQRVLHTCGGMACSRFEYVKNYEQDDSILPNVWIVIRLDGKGFHKFSKAHEFAKPNDINALNLMNIAAITVMEEFRDVILAYGQSDEYSFIFRKETNVFHRRAAKLLTYVTSLFTSAYVFNWNHWMHHKTLQYPPCFDGRVVLYPSDQNLLDYLSWRQADVHINNLYNTAFWNLVLQSGLSNQEAEAELRGTFSADKNEMLFTKFGINYNKLPAIFRKGTILLRKRVKISDNDGLNRQLIVPVHDDMIREKFWKDHTELLGKYKPGDYVSRFDDLSPVLKSQIEKLSSGYEKPQNIEISS; from the exons ATGCAACTTTTACGATATTCAATCCTTTATACATTAAAGAGATCAGTTGAGATTATAAATCAACAACGTGTTCTACATACGTGCGGTGGTATGGCCTGTAGTCGATTTgaatatgttaaaaactacgaaCAGGACGACAGCATTTTACCAAATGTCTGGATTGTGATACGTTTGGATGGCAAgggatttcataaattttctaaagcacACGAATTTGCTAAACCTAACGACAtaaatg CGCTTAATTTGATGAACATCGCCGCGATAACAGTAATGGAAGAATTTCGCGATGTCATACTAGCTTATGGCCAAAGTGATGAATACTCATTTATATTCCGAAAGGAAACTAACGTTTTCCATCGACGAGCAGCGAAACTACTCACATATGTAACCAGTTTATTCACTTCTGCCTACGTATTTAACTGGAATCATTGGATGCATCACAAAACTTTACAGTATCCTCCATGCTTCGATGGCCGAGTTGTATTATACCCATCAGATCAAAACTTACTCGACTATCTCAGCTGGCGACAAGCGGACgtacatattaataatttatacaataCTGCTTTTTGGAATTTAGTATTACAATCGGGACTAAGCAATCAAGAAGCTGAAGCTGAGCTTCGCGGTACATTCTCTGCGGATAAAAATGAAATGCTTTTTACTAAATTTGGTATCAATTATAACAAGCTTCCCGCCATCTTTCGCAAAGGTACTATACTATTAAGAAAGCGGGTGAAAATCAGCGACAATGATGGTTTAAATAGACAACTAATTGTACCCGTGCACGATGATATGATAcgtgaaaaattttggaaagatCATACTGAGTTATTGGGCAAGTATAAGCCTGGCGACTACGTATCTCGCTTTGATGATTTATCACCGGTACTAAAATCTCAAATAGAAAAGCTGAGCTCTGGATATGAAAAACcacaaaatatagaaatttcaAGTTAG
- the THG gene encoding probable tRNA(His) guanylyltransferase isoform X2 has product MACSRFEYVKNYEQDDSILPNVWIVIRLDGKGFHKFSKAHEFAKPNDINALNLMNIAAITVMEEFRDVILAYGQSDEYSFIFRKETNVFHRRAAKLLTYVTSLFTSAYVFNWNHWMHHKTLQYPPCFDGRVVLYPSDQNLLDYLSWRQADVHINNLYNTAFWNLVLQSGLSNQEAEAELRGTFSADKNEMLFTKFGINYNKLPAIFRKGTILLRKRVKISDNDGLNRQLIVPVHDDMIREKFWKDHTELLGKYKPGDYVSRFDDLSPVLKSQIEKLSSGYEKPQNIEISS; this is encoded by the exons ATGGCCTGTAGTCGATTTgaatatgttaaaaactacgaaCAGGACGACAGCATTTTACCAAATGTCTGGATTGTGATACGTTTGGATGGCAAgggatttcataaattttctaaagcacACGAATTTGCTAAACCTAACGACAtaaatg CGCTTAATTTGATGAACATCGCCGCGATAACAGTAATGGAAGAATTTCGCGATGTCATACTAGCTTATGGCCAAAGTGATGAATACTCATTTATATTCCGAAAGGAAACTAACGTTTTCCATCGACGAGCAGCGAAACTACTCACATATGTAACCAGTTTATTCACTTCTGCCTACGTATTTAACTGGAATCATTGGATGCATCACAAAACTTTACAGTATCCTCCATGCTTCGATGGCCGAGTTGTATTATACCCATCAGATCAAAACTTACTCGACTATCTCAGCTGGCGACAAGCGGACgtacatattaataatttatacaataCTGCTTTTTGGAATTTAGTATTACAATCGGGACTAAGCAATCAAGAAGCTGAAGCTGAGCTTCGCGGTACATTCTCTGCGGATAAAAATGAAATGCTTTTTACTAAATTTGGTATCAATTATAACAAGCTTCCCGCCATCTTTCGCAAAGGTACTATACTATTAAGAAAGCGGGTGAAAATCAGCGACAATGATGGTTTAAATAGACAACTAATTGTACCCGTGCACGATGATATGATAcgtgaaaaattttggaaagatCATACTGAGTTATTGGGCAAGTATAAGCCTGGCGACTACGTATCTCGCTTTGATGATTTATCACCGGTACTAAAATCTCAAATAGAAAAGCTGAGCTCTGGATATGAAAAACcacaaaatatagaaatttcaAGTTAG
- the NC2beta gene encoding protein Dr1, translating to MADPQDELCPPPTEDDDLTLPRASINKIIKELVPSVRVANESRELILNCCTEFIHLISSEANDVCNRRNKKTINAEHVLEALDRLGFCDYKQEAEAVLNDCKEVAAKRRRQSTRLENLGIPEEELLRQQQELFAKAREEQAREEQQQWISMQASSVQQNAELLHRQMKSSSSGGGLEDDDDDDEEY from the coding sequence atGGCAGATCCACAAGATGAGCTGTGCCCACCACCTACAGAGGATGATGACTTGACATTGCCGAGAGcaagtattaacaaaattattaaagagcTGGTACCATCAGTACGCGTTGCGAATGAGAGTCGAGAATTGATACTTAATTGCTGCACTGAGTTTATACACCTAATTTCTTCAGAAGCTAACGATGTATGCAACAGACGTAATAAAAAGACTATTAATGCAGAGCATGTATTAGAAGCTCTTGATCGTTTGGGTTTCTGTGATTATAAACAGGAAGCAGAGGCCGTTTTGAATGATTGCAAAGAAGTTGCCGCCAAACGGCGACGTCAAAGTACACGACTTGAAAATCTTGGTATACCTGAAGAGGAACTTCTGCGGCAACAACAGGAACTATTCGCTAAAGCTCGCGAAGAGCAAGCACGTGAAGAGCAACAACAATGGATTAGCATGCAAGCGTCTTCTGTTCAACAAAATGCTGAATTATTGCATCGACAAATGAAGTCTAGCAGTAGCGGAGGGGGTTTAGAAGATGACGATGACGACGATGAAGAATACTAA